The genomic stretch CGCCATTTCATGGCCAAGGAAATCTACGAGCAGCCCGAAACGGTGTCGCACACGCTCAGCCACTACGTGGACATGAGCAGCGACAAGGTGACGCTGCGCGAGGCGCTGCCGTTCAATTTTTCCGCGCTCAGGCGGCTGACCATCTCGGCCTGCGGCACGGCCTCCTATGCCGGCATCGTCGCCAAGTACTGGTTCGAGCGCTATGCGCGGCTACCGGTGGATGTCGATGTGGCCTCGGAGTTCCGCTATCGCGAGCCGCCGCTGGAGCAGGGCGGCCTCAGCCTCTTCATCTCGCAATCGGGCGAGACTGCCGACACGCTGGCGGCCCTGCGCTACTGCGCCAGCCAGGGCCAGCACATCGCCTCGCTGCTGAATTCGCCGGAATCGACCATGGCGCGCGAGAGCCAGGTGGTGTTCCCCACGCTATGCGGGCCGGAAATCGGCGTTGCCTCGACCAAGGCGTTCACCGCGCAGCTGACGGCACTGGCGAGCCTCGCCATCGCCGCCGGCGTCGCGCGCGGTACGGTATCGGCAACGCAGGAAGCCGAGCTGGTCCACAGCCTCACGACGCTGCCGACCGCCATTTCCGCTGCGTTGGCGCTGGAAGGCCAGGTCGAGGAGATCGCCAAGCGGCTGAGCAAAGCCAAGGACGTGCTCTATCTCGGGCGCGGCCAGATGTTTCCGATCGCCATGGAAGGGGCGCTGAAGCTCAAGGAACTGAGCTATATCCATGCCGAGGCCTATCCCGCCGGCGAACTGAAGCACGGGCCTATCGCTCTGGTGGACGAGCTGATGCCGGTGATCGTCGTTGCGCCGTCGGACGAGCTGATGGCCAAGACCCTTTCCAACATGCAGGAAGTCGCGGCACGTGGCGGCAAGATCATCCTGATCACCGACGAGGTGGGAAAGGAAACCGTGGGCGAGGATGTCGCCGAAGTGCTGGTGCTGCCCAAGGTGGCAAGCTTCGTCGCGCCGATCCTCGCCACAATCCCGGTGCAGCTCCTGGCCTATCACACGGCCTCGTTCATGGGCACGGACGTCGACCAGCCGCGCAACCTCGCCAAGAGCGTGACGGTTGAATAAACCGTTCTTCGAGCAGGAGCCCGAGCTCAACGTCTTCGGCGAGCCGCTGGCGCTCTGTTCGATGCACCCGCTGACCGGGTTCTTCCGCAACGGCAACTGCATCACCGGCCCGATGGACGAGGGCCGGCACACGGTGTGCGCCGTCATGACGGACGCCTTCCTCGCCTTCTCGAAGTCGCGCGGCAACGACCTTTCGACCCCGATACCGGAATATGCGTTCCCCGGCCTCAAGGCCGGCGACCGCTGGTGCCTTGTCGCGCTGCGCTGGGTCGAGGCGCTGGAAGCCGGCCTGGCGCCGCGCGTGGTGCTGCAGGCGACACACCAATCGGTGCTGAACTATGTCGAGATCGACGTGCTGAGGAAGTACGCGGTGGAGTGAGGGGTAGGGGAACTCCGATTTAGTCATTGCCGCCGGCGGGCGCCGACCCCCCCCACCGCTGTCCCCTCCCCCTAAACAAGGGGAGGGAGATCATCAC from Devosia sp. A16 encodes the following:
- the glmS gene encoding glutamine--fructose-6-phosphate transaminase (isomerizing) gives rise to the protein MCGIVGIIGTEPVAPRLVDALKRLEYRGYDSAGVATLEGGQIGRRRAEGKLGNLAAKLSFEPLGGNIGIGHTRWATHGAPTEGNAHPHATDKVAVVHNGIIENFRELLADLAKDGYLPKTQTDTESVALWVTRELDRGLDPEMAVARTLRELRGAFALAFMFKGEEALLIAARSGAPLAIGYGATEMYLGSDAMALAPFTSRLSYLLDGDWAVLTKNGVTIRDGSDAIVQREMLVSAASALLVDKGNHRHFMAKEIYEQPETVSHTLSHYVDMSSDKVTLREALPFNFSALRRLTISACGTASYAGIVAKYWFERYARLPVDVDVASEFRYREPPLEQGGLSLFISQSGETADTLAALRYCASQGQHIASLLNSPESTMARESQVVFPTLCGPEIGVASTKAFTAQLTALASLAIAAGVARGTVSATQEAELVHSLTTLPTAISAALALEGQVEEIAKRLSKAKDVLYLGRGQMFPIAMEGALKLKELSYIHAEAYPAGELKHGPIALVDELMPVIVVAPSDELMAKTLSNMQEVAARGGKIILITDEVGKETVGEDVAEVLVLPKVASFVAPILATIPVQLLAYHTASFMGTDVDQPRNLAKSVTVE
- a CDS encoding DUF2237 domain-containing protein — translated: MNKPFFEQEPELNVFGEPLALCSMHPLTGFFRNGNCITGPMDEGRHTVCAVMTDAFLAFSKSRGNDLSTPIPEYAFPGLKAGDRWCLVALRWVEALEAGLAPRVVLQATHQSVLNYVEIDVLRKYAVE